One window of the Dreissena polymorpha isolate Duluth1 chromosome 5, UMN_Dpol_1.0, whole genome shotgun sequence genome contains the following:
- the LOC127831366 gene encoding uncharacterized protein LOC127831366 gives MMTNLKWTMRLAVILFVGTLMVSAQISSDELGLSCSSGDDLGLSLGSDSDSEEADEVGMSLSSSSESSCDDDLDVQLSIDVDSVYARPPPMKPVNRLLFCKLLILPDPS, from the exons ATGATGACGAACTTAAAGTGGACGATGCGGCTCGCCGTGATCCTGTTTGTTGGGACTTTG ATGGTATCAGCACAGATCAGCTCTGATGAGCTTGGTCTATCATGTAGTAGTGGAGATGATTTGGGATTGTCCCTTGGGTCTGACAGTGATAGTGAAGAGGCAGATGAAGTTGGTATGTCACTGAGCTCTTCCAGTGAATCTAGCTGTGATGATGATTTGGACGTGCAACTGAGTATAGATGTGGATTCAGTCTATGCCAGACCTCCTCCCATGAAACCTGTAAACCGTCTACTGTTCTGTAAGTTATTAATTCTGCCTGACCCTTCATAA